In Streptomyces sp. P3, one DNA window encodes the following:
- a CDS encoding HNH endonuclease signature motif containing protein — MAAKIEVDPETGCWLWTGSCNGKGQSGYGQVSYEGKTQLVHRVVFRLLVGEIPEGFQVRHADPWGRHFTLCCNRDHLEAVPKKEALRRRDWERARARRTHCPHGHAYTPENSYLDPRGFRQCRTCCAERVRSRRVPMTV; from the coding sequence ATGGCAGCCAAGATCGAGGTGGACCCGGAGACCGGCTGCTGGCTGTGGACCGGTAGCTGCAACGGGAAGGGGCAGTCAGGCTACGGCCAAGTCTCCTACGAGGGAAAGACACAGCTTGTCCACCGTGTGGTGTTCAGGTTGTTGGTCGGTGAGATTCCGGAGGGCTTCCAGGTGCGTCATGCCGATCCTTGGGGACGGCACTTTACGCTTTGCTGCAACCGGGACCACCTGGAAGCCGTGCCGAAGAAGGAAGCTCTGCGGCGCAGGGACTGGGAGCGCGCGCGAGCCAGGAGGACGCACTGTCCCCACGGCCACGCGTACACGCCAGAGAACTCGTATCTGGATCCCCGAGGGTTTCGGCAGTGCCGGACGTGCTGCGCCGAGAGGGTAAGGAGCCGCCGGGTTCCCATGACCGTGTGA
- the pcaC gene encoding 4-carboxymuconolactone decarboxylase, protein MSETPPNPLQYRFDGPEDAPVLILGPSLGTTWHMWDRQVPELAQQWRVFRFDLPGHGGAPAHPAGSVSDLAERLLVTLDRLGVQRFGYAGCAFGGAVGVELALRHPERVASLALIAASPRFGTADEFRQRGVIVRTNGLDPIARTSPDRWFTSGFAAAQPAITEWAVQMVRTTDPGCYIAACEALAAFDVRAEIGLVGVPTLVLAGSDDLVTGPAEARTLVAGIPDARLAVVPGASHLVPVEQPAAVTDLLVRHFSTAWQPVYDTVTGQTAVPGIPVRAMPTVPSQSSQPSQSPQPVAVAEIAPAPVLQPPQVMGRPDPIDAGLKVRREVLGDAHVDRTLSQADDFAGDFQEFVTRYAWGEVWDRPGLDRRTRSCVTLTALVAGGHLEELAVHTRAALRNGLTPDEIKEVLLQAAVYCGLPAANGAFRVAQQVVREETTPTE, encoded by the coding sequence GTGAGTGAGACACCACCGAACCCCCTGCAATACCGCTTTGACGGGCCAGAAGACGCTCCGGTCCTGATCTTGGGTCCCTCACTGGGTACCACATGGCACATGTGGGACCGTCAGGTTCCCGAGCTGGCCCAGCAGTGGCGGGTGTTCCGCTTCGACCTGCCGGGCCACGGCGGCGCACCCGCCCACCCGGCGGGCTCGGTCTCGGACCTCGCCGAACGGCTGCTCGTCACGCTGGACAGGCTCGGGGTGCAGCGCTTCGGCTACGCGGGCTGCGCCTTCGGCGGCGCGGTCGGCGTGGAGCTGGCGCTGCGCCACCCCGAGCGCGTCGCCTCGCTCGCGCTGATCGCCGCGTCGCCCCGGTTCGGCACGGCCGACGAGTTCCGCCAACGCGGCGTGATCGTGCGCACCAACGGCCTCGACCCCATCGCCCGCACCTCGCCCGACCGCTGGTTCACCAGCGGATTCGCGGCCGCGCAGCCGGCGATCACCGAGTGGGCCGTGCAGATGGTGCGCACCACCGACCCGGGTTGCTACATAGCTGCCTGCGAGGCGCTAGCCGCGTTCGACGTACGGGCCGAGATCGGTCTCGTCGGCGTCCCGACGCTGGTCCTGGCCGGCTCGGACGACCTGGTCACCGGCCCCGCCGAGGCCCGCACCCTGGTGGCCGGCATCCCGGACGCCCGCCTCGCGGTCGTACCGGGCGCCTCGCACCTGGTGCCGGTGGAGCAGCCGGCCGCCGTCACCGACCTGCTGGTCCGCCACTTCTCCACCGCGTGGCAGCCCGTCTACGACACGGTCACCGGGCAGACGGCCGTCCCGGGCATCCCGGTCAGGGCGATGCCGACCGTGCCGTCGCAGTCCTCGCAGCCCTCGCAGTCGCCGCAGCCGGTGGCCGTCGCGGAGATCGCGCCCGCCCCGGTCCTCCAGCCGCCGCAGGTCATGGGCCGCCCCGACCCCATAGACGCCGGGCTGAAGGTGCGCCGGGAGGTCCTGGGCGACGCCCACGTGGACCGCACGCTGTCGCAGGCCGACGACTTCGCGGGGGACTTCCAGGAGTTCGTCACCCGCTACGCCTGGGGCGAGGTCTGGGACCGGCCGGGCCTCGACCGCCGCACCCGCTCCTGCGTCACGCTCACCGCGCTGGTCGCCGGCGGCCACCTCGAGGAACTCGCCGTGCACACCCGGGCCGCGCTGCGCAACGGCCTCACCCCGGACGAGATCAAGGAGGTGCTGCTCCAGGCGGCCGTGTACTGCGGTCTGCCGGCGGCGAACGGCGCGTTCAGGGTGGCGCAGCAGGTCGTCCGTGAGGAGACCACCCCCACCGAGTGA
- a CDS encoding MBL fold metallo-hydrolase, translating to MKLTKKAHACVRLEKDGRTLVVDPGGFSESDAALGADAILVTHEHPDHFDEGRLRAALEADPAAEIWTLRSVAEKISAAFPGRVHTVGHGDTFTAAGFDVQVHGELHAVIHPDIPRITNVGYLIDDGRVFHPGDALTVPDHRVQTLMLPVMAPWSKISEVIDYVREVRPQRAYDVHDALLTDLARPIYDRQIGALGGAEHLRLAPGESAAL from the coding sequence CTGAAGCTCACGAAGAAGGCGCACGCGTGCGTGCGCCTGGAGAAGGACGGGCGCACGCTCGTCGTCGACCCGGGCGGGTTCAGCGAGAGCGACGCCGCGCTCGGCGCGGACGCGATCCTCGTCACCCACGAGCACCCCGACCACTTCGACGAGGGACGACTGCGCGCCGCCCTGGAGGCCGACCCGGCGGCCGAGATCTGGACCCTGAGGTCGGTGGCCGAGAAGATCTCCGCGGCCTTCCCGGGCCGCGTCCACACCGTCGGCCACGGCGACACGTTCACCGCGGCGGGCTTCGACGTCCAGGTGCACGGCGAGCTGCACGCCGTCATCCACCCGGACATCCCGCGCATCACCAACGTCGGCTATCTGATCGACGACGGCCGGGTCTTCCACCCCGGCGACGCCCTCACCGTCCCCGACCACCGGGTGCAGACGCTGATGCTTCCCGTGATGGCTCCCTGGAGCAAGATCTCCGAGGTCATCGACTACGTCCGCGAGGTGCGCCCGCAGCGCGCCTACGACGTCCACGACGCCCTGCTGACCGACCTCGCCCGTCCGATCTACGACCGCCAGATCGGCGCCCTCGGAGGTGCGGAACACCTGCGGCTGGCGCCGGGGGAGAGCGCGGCACTGTGA
- a CDS encoding exodeoxyribonuclease III, translating into MRIATWNVNSITARLPRLLAWLESSGTDVLCLQEAKVAEEQFPFEQLRELGYEAAVHATGRWNGVAVVSRVGLADVVKGLPGDPGYDGAPEPRAVSATCGPVRVWSVYVPNGREVDHPHYAYKLQWFEALKAAVAGDAAGGRPFAVLGDYNVAPTDDDVYDLAAFEGLTHVTPAERAALASLREAGLSDVVPRPLKYEHPFTYWDYRQLAFPKNRGMRIDLVYGNEPFAKAVKDSYVDREERKGKGASDHAPVVVDLEV; encoded by the coding sequence ATGCGTATCGCGACCTGGAACGTGAACTCGATCACCGCCCGCCTGCCGAGGCTTCTGGCGTGGCTGGAGAGCAGCGGCACCGACGTGCTGTGCCTCCAGGAGGCCAAGGTCGCCGAGGAGCAGTTCCCGTTCGAGCAGCTGCGCGAACTGGGCTACGAGGCGGCGGTCCACGCCACCGGCCGGTGGAACGGCGTGGCGGTCGTCTCCCGCGTCGGCCTGGCGGACGTCGTGAAGGGCCTGCCCGGCGATCCCGGCTACGACGGCGCGCCGGAACCGCGCGCGGTCTCGGCGACCTGCGGTCCGGTCCGCGTGTGGTCGGTGTACGTGCCGAACGGCCGCGAGGTCGACCACCCGCACTACGCGTACAAACTCCAGTGGTTCGAGGCCCTCAAGGCGGCCGTCGCGGGGGACGCGGCGGGCGGCCGGCCCTTCGCGGTGCTGGGCGACTACAACGTGGCGCCGACCGACGACGACGTGTACGACCTGGCCGCCTTCGAGGGCCTCACCCATGTCACCCCGGCCGAGCGGGCAGCCCTGGCGTCCCTGCGCGAGGCCGGGCTGTCGGACGTCGTCCCGCGCCCCCTGAAGTACGAGCACCCGTTCACGTACTGGGACTACCGTCAGCTCGCCTTCCCCAAGAACCGCGGCATGCGCATCGACCTGGTGTACGGCAACGAGCCGTTCGCCAAGGCGGTCAAGGACTCCTACGTCGACCGCGAGGAGCGCAAGGGCAAGGGCGCCTCGGACCACGCGCCGGTCGTGGTCGACCTGGAGGTGTAG